One genomic segment of Bacteroidales bacterium includes these proteins:
- the mqnE gene encoding aminofutalosine synthase MqnE, producing MIEFFFDIKNINLPEDLKGIASKIINGTRISEVEGILLFEKAELSFLGMLANKIKEERHGNKIYFNKNIHIEPTNICVNKCNFCNFYKSEEEGYELSENEILNKIKQFDGNITEIHIVGATHPDRDVFYYENILKKIKQILPAIHIKAFSAVELDYMFAKAGIKIEEGLKILKNAGLNSIPGGGAEIFNEIVRKEICSEKINATQWLEIHETAHSQNIPSNATMLYGHIENFENRIEHLSTLRKLQDKTGGFKTFIPLKFRNKNNELMNIKESTITEDLRNYAVSRIFLDNFEHIKAYWPNIGKKIAQLSFAFGVDDVDGTINDTTKIFSDAGAEEKNPAMNVDEIIDFIKQTGRQPIERDSNYNVLKIY from the coding sequence GTGATTGAATTTTTTTTTGATATAAAAAACATCAATCTCCCTGAAGATTTAAAAGGTATTGCCTCAAAAATTATTAATGGGACAAGAATTTCCGAAGTAGAGGGAATCCTGCTTTTTGAAAAAGCTGAATTATCGTTTCTTGGAATGCTGGCAAATAAAATAAAAGAAGAACGACACGGAAATAAAATTTATTTCAATAAAAATATTCATATCGAACCCACAAACATCTGTGTTAATAAATGCAATTTCTGCAATTTTTATAAATCCGAAGAAGAAGGATACGAATTATCGGAAAATGAAATTCTAAATAAAATAAAACAATTTGACGGAAACATAACAGAGATTCATATTGTTGGTGCCACACATCCCGACAGAGATGTTTTTTATTATGAAAATATTTTAAAGAAAATAAAACAAATTCTTCCCGCTATTCATATAAAAGCTTTCAGTGCAGTTGAACTCGATTATATGTTTGCAAAAGCAGGAATTAAAATTGAAGAGGGTTTAAAAATCCTGAAAAATGCAGGATTAAATTCCATTCCCGGTGGTGGTGCCGAGATATTTAATGAAATCGTGAGAAAAGAAATTTGTTCCGAAAAAATTAATGCAACCCAATGGCTCGAAATTCACGAAACAGCTCATAGCCAAAATATTCCTTCAAATGCAACAATGCTTTACGGACATATTGAAAATTTCGAAAACAGGATTGAACATTTGTCAACACTCAGAAAATTGCAGGATAAAACAGGCGGATTCAAAACATTTATTCCTTTAAAATTCAGAAATAAAAATAATGAACTTATGAATATTAAAGAATCAACCATAACTGAGGACTTGAGAAATTATGCTGTTTCAAGAATTTTTCTCGATAATTTTGAACACATAAAAGCATACTGGCCGAACATCGGAAAAAAGATTGCCCAATTATCTTTTGCTTTCGGTGTTGATGATGTTGACGGAACAATTAACGACACAACAAAAATATTTTCCGATGCAGGAGCAGAAGAAAAAAATCCCGCGATGAATGTTGATGAAATAATTGATTTTATTAAACAAACCGGACGACAGCCAATTGAAAGGGATTCGAATTATAATGTTTTGAAAATATATTAA
- the prfA gene encoding peptide chain release factor 1, with translation MLLEKLEAISKRFDEVGELISKPDAMSDMKMFIKLSKEYKELQPIISAFKEYKNILNNITHAKEVIAKEKDEEFRDLAKSEVEELTKKRDIMEEEIRTMLIPQDPEDSKNAILEIRAGTGGDEASIFAGDLFRMYVKYCESRKWKVELVDETPGTMGGYKEIIADVIGEGVYGQLKYESGVHRVQRVPQTETMGRVHTSAASVVILPEADEFDVDLKMTDVRKDTYCSSGPGGQSVNTTYSAIRLTHIPTGIVVTCQDEKSQHKNFDKALSVLRTRIYELEHSKYLSEIASKRKTMVSTGDRSAKIRTYNYPQSRVTDHRIGLSSHNLPVFMNGDIQEFIDALQLAENAEKLKEGI, from the coding sequence ATGTTATTAGAAAAACTTGAAGCAATTTCAAAGCGTTTTGATGAAGTTGGAGAACTCATTAGTAAACCCGATGCAATGTCAGACATGAAAATGTTCATTAAACTCAGCAAGGAATATAAAGAGTTGCAGCCAATAATTAGCGCTTTTAAAGAATACAAAAATATTTTAAATAATATAACTCATGCAAAAGAAGTAATTGCTAAGGAAAAAGATGAAGAGTTCAGAGACCTTGCAAAATCGGAGGTTGAAGAGCTTACGAAAAAAAGAGATATAATGGAAGAAGAAATCCGCACAATGCTGATTCCGCAGGATCCAGAGGATAGTAAAAATGCGATACTTGAAATAAGAGCGGGAACAGGTGGCGACGAAGCAAGCATTTTTGCAGGTGACTTATTCAGAATGTATGTAAAATACTGCGAATCGCGAAAATGGAAAGTTGAGCTGGTTGATGAAACCCCGGGAACAATGGGCGGTTACAAAGAAATTATTGCAGACGTAATCGGAGAAGGAGTTTACGGGCAATTGAAATACGAATCGGGAGTGCATCGTGTACAGCGTGTTCCACAAACCGAAACTATGGGAAGAGTTCATACCTCTGCTGCATCAGTTGTTATATTGCCCGAAGCCGATGAATTTGATGTTGATTTAAAAATGACCGATGTGAGAAAAGATACATATTGTTCTTCTGGTCCGGGCGGACAATCGGTAAATACAACCTATTCTGCAATTAGGTTAACGCATATTCCCACTGGCATTGTTGTTACATGTCAGGATGAAAAATCGCAACATAAAAATTTTGATAAAGCATTATCTGTTTTGCGAACAAGAATTTATGAATTGGAACATAGTAAATATCTCAGCGAAATTGCATCAAAGCGAAAGACAATGGTTTCAACCGGTGACCGTTCGGCAAAAATAAGAACTTATAATTATCCGCAAAGCCGTGTTACAGACCATAGAATAGGACTTTCATCGCACAATCTGCCGGTATTTATGAATGGTGATATTCAGGAATTTATTGATGCATTGCAATTGGCTGAAAATGCGGAGAAATTGAAAGAAGGAATATGA
- a CDS encoding AIR synthase related protein, whose amino-acid sequence MKVSKYNQRGVSSSKEDVHKAIEKIDKGIFPKAFCKVLPDYIGNAPEYCNIMHADGAGTKSSLAYIYWRETGDLSVWKGIAQDAIVMNVDDLLCVGATDNMLLSSTIGRNKKLIPGEVISEIINGTEEFCEKLRKLGVNVFLTGGETADVGDLVRTIIVDSSVTCRLKRSEIITNEKIQDGDVIVGLASFGKSKYENEYNSGIGSNGLTSARHDVLAKIYAKKYPESYDNMMPVNLVYSGQTKVNDIMKETKMNIFRMLLSPTRTYAPIIKKVLEKYRSQIHGIIHCSGGGQTKVLNFVNNIRITKDNLFPLPPMFKIIHEQSKTPFEEMYKVFNMGHRMELYVPEKIAKEIISISKSFDVDARIIGRCEKSYVKKLIIKSEFGEFEY is encoded by the coding sequence ATGAAAGTATCAAAATATAATCAAAGGGGAGTTTCTTCGTCAAAAGAAGATGTGCATAAAGCAATAGAAAAAATTGATAAAGGAATTTTCCCGAAAGCATTTTGTAAAGTACTTCCCGATTACATCGGCAATGCTCCTGAGTATTGTAATATAATGCATGCCGACGGTGCGGGAACAAAATCTTCTCTAGCATACATTTACTGGCGTGAAACCGGTGATTTATCTGTATGGAAAGGAATAGCACAAGATGCAATAGTTATGAATGTTGATGATTTACTTTGTGTGGGAGCAACAGACAATATGCTTTTATCATCAACTATCGGAAGAAATAAAAAATTAATTCCGGGAGAAGTTATTTCGGAAATAATTAATGGCACAGAAGAATTTTGTGAAAAGCTAAGAAAACTCGGGGTAAATGTTTTTTTAACAGGCGGAGAAACTGCAGATGTTGGGGATTTAGTTCGTACTATCATTGTTGATTCTTCTGTTACATGCAGATTAAAGCGTTCTGAAATTATTACAAACGAAAAAATTCAGGATGGAGATGTAATTGTCGGCCTTGCTTCATTCGGGAAATCAAAATATGAAAATGAATATAACAGCGGCATAGGAAGCAATGGACTTACTTCGGCAAGACATGATGTTTTGGCTAAAATTTATGCAAAAAAATATCCTGAAAGTTATGATAATATGATGCCCGTTAATCTTGTTTATTCGGGGCAAACAAAAGTTAACGATATTATGAAAGAGACAAAAATGAATATTTTCAGAATGCTTCTCTCTCCTACAAGAACTTACGCTCCAATAATAAAAAAAGTTTTAGAAAAATATCGTTCCCAGATTCACGGAATTATACATTGTTCCGGTGGAGGTCAAACTAAAGTTTTGAATTTTGTTAATAACATAAGAATAACTAAAGATAATCTTTTTCCTCTCCCTCCGATGTTCAAAATAATTCACGAACAATCAAAAACTCCATTTGAAGAAATGTATAAGGTTTTTAATATGGGACACAGAATGGAATTGTATGTTCCTGAAAAAATTGCAAAAGAAATCATTTCTATTTCAAAATCATTTGATGTTGATGCAAGGATAATCGGCAGATGCGAAAAATCTTATGTAAAAAAACTTATTATCAAAAGTGAATTCGGCGAGTTTGAGTATTAG
- a CDS encoding OmpA family protein: MRLIKLTFTLLFIIGVTFGLKAQKPSKSALADTAYSLQQYYEAIDLYKAAYDKIKKNKAEKARIKYRISLCYRALEDTKQAEVWFGQVVKMNFDDPLATLYYADALKSNEKYADALVQYTNYKQKAPSDPRGANGITSCELAQKWKQTPTRFVVENMKEFNSKNDDFSPTFTDKKYKTLIFTSTRESSTGNAVDNITGESFSDLYIVTQDKKGKWSSPVPLPEPINSSANEGPTCMNQSMNTLYFTRCGVRKKAIMGCDIYVTSKQGPNWDLPQLVNLNPDTTIPGVTIGHPAITKDELTLYFASNLPGGKGGKDIWIAKRKSKNQPFGKAVNVGVPINTAGDEMFPYVHENGTLYFASNGLVGMGALDIYKSTPKPDGTFTEPENMKYPINTSANDFGIIFEGLSEKKGCLTSNREGGKGLDDIYTFVIPPLLYTLKGVVTEDSTKKVLMGAIVIARGSDGNVYVDTTDATGLYSFNNTQILENTSYNVTCEKVPTHMKFAKSSGQASTVGLQKSTDLKLDLVLQLIPEKPIVLPEIRYAFDKWDLLPQYQDSLNGLEQTMKDNENLVIELSSHTDARGKDAYNDELSLKRAQSVVNYLITKGVAGDRMVAKGYGKRKPRVLDKTIIITDTTGKSYVFKAKTALTEKFIKNLKYKGEQEAAHQLNRRTEFKIIGKNYVAKGGVINAPTIQVVTDSTATESPFNNVVNPQPNQNQQQQTQPNKPNQAPQPNKDATKPK; encoded by the coding sequence ATGAGATTAATAAAATTAACTTTTACCCTATTATTTATTATAGGGGTAACTTTCGGATTAAAAGCTCAGAAACCAAGTAAATCGGCACTTGCTGATACGGCATATTCGTTGCAGCAATATTATGAAGCTATAGATTTATATAAAGCTGCTTATGATAAAATAAAAAAGAATAAAGCAGAAAAGGCAAGAATAAAGTATAGAATATCTTTATGCTACAGAGCATTAGAAGACACAAAACAAGCTGAAGTATGGTTTGGACAAGTAGTTAAAATGAATTTCGATGACCCTTTAGCTACTCTTTATTATGCTGATGCATTAAAATCAAATGAAAAATATGCCGACGCATTAGTACAATATACTAATTACAAGCAAAAAGCTCCAAGTGATCCGCGCGGAGCAAATGGTATTACTTCTTGTGAGCTTGCACAAAAGTGGAAGCAAACTCCAACTCGTTTTGTAGTAGAAAACATGAAAGAATTTAATTCAAAAAATGACGATTTTTCACCTACTTTTACAGATAAGAAATATAAAACTTTAATTTTTACTTCTACAAGAGAATCAAGTACAGGAAATGCTGTTGATAATATCACGGGTGAAAGTTTTTCCGACTTATATATTGTTACACAAGACAAAAAAGGAAAATGGAGCTCACCGGTACCACTACCCGAACCAATTAACTCATCAGCTAACGAAGGACCAACATGCATGAATCAAAGCATGAACACATTATATTTTACACGTTGCGGTGTAAGAAAAAAAGCAATAATGGGATGTGATATTTATGTTACTTCAAAACAAGGTCCAAACTGGGACCTTCCGCAATTAGTTAACCTTAATCCCGATACAACTATACCAGGCGTAACAATTGGTCATCCTGCAATTACAAAAGATGAACTTACATTATACTTTGCTTCAAACTTACCTGGTGGAAAAGGAGGCAAGGATATATGGATTGCCAAACGAAAAAGTAAAAATCAACCTTTTGGAAAAGCCGTAAATGTGGGTGTTCCTATTAATACAGCAGGAGACGAAATGTTCCCTTATGTTCATGAAAACGGAACTTTATATTTTGCGTCAAATGGACTGGTAGGTATGGGTGCACTTGATATTTACAAATCCACACCGAAACCTGATGGAACATTTACCGAACCAGAAAATATGAAATATCCGATTAATACTTCAGCAAATGATTTCGGAATTATTTTTGAAGGTCTATCTGAAAAGAAAGGATGTTTAACATCAAACCGAGAAGGTGGAAAAGGATTAGATGATATATACACATTTGTAATACCTCCACTTTTATATACTCTTAAGGGTGTTGTTACTGAAGATAGCACTAAAAAAGTTTTAATGGGAGCAATTGTTATTGCACGTGGTTCTGATGGTAATGTTTACGTTGACACAACCGATGCAACAGGATTATACAGCTTTAACAATACGCAGATTTTAGAAAACACATCTTATAACGTGACATGCGAAAAAGTTCCAACTCACATGAAATTTGCAAAAAGCTCAGGGCAAGCATCTACAGTGGGACTCCAAAAAAGTACCGATTTGAAACTCGACCTAGTATTACAATTAATTCCAGAAAAACCTATAGTACTTCCAGAAATTCGTTATGCATTTGACAAATGGGATTTATTGCCACAATATCAGGATTCGTTGAATGGACTTGAACAAACAATGAAAGATAATGAAAACTTGGTAATTGAATTATCATCTCATACCGATGCTAGAGGTAAAGATGCTTATAATGATGAATTATCTTTAAAGCGTGCACAGTCAGTAGTAAATTATTTGATTACAAAAGGAGTTGCCGGTGACAGAATGGTTGCCAAAGGTTACGGAAAAAGAAAACCACGTGTTTTGGACAAAACAATCATTATAACTGACACTACAGGCAAAAGTTATGTATTTAAGGCAAAAACTGCGCTTACCGAAAAATTTATCAAAAATCTTAAATATAAAGGCGAACAAGAAGCAGCTCACCAGTTAAATCGTAGAACTGAATTTAAAATTATAGGAAAGAATTATGTTGCAAAAGGAGGCGTAATTAATGCTCCTACAATACAGGTTGTAACTGATTCGACTGCTACGGAATCACCATTTAATAATGTAGTGAATCCTCAGCCAAATCAAAATCAGCAGCAACAAACGCAGCCAAATAAACCAAATCAGGCACCGCAACCTAATAAAGACGCAACTAAGCCAAAATAA
- a CDS encoding adenosylcobalamin-dependent ribonucleoside-diphosphate reductase, producing MASKNLQFKTFTYEEAFAKTTEYFKGDTLAASVWINKYALKDSENNLYESTPDEMHRRLAREITRVEKKYPLPMSEDEVYELLRNFKYIVPQGGPMAGIGNNFQIASLSNCFVIGNEGGSDSYGGIMKIDQEQVQLMKRRGGVGHDLSHIRPMGSPVKNSALTSTGIVPFMERYSNSTREVAQDGRRGALMLSISVRHPDVEKFIDAKLEEGKVTGANISVKIDDEFMKAVVENKKYLQKFPVDSDNPTKTQEIDARQLWNKIIHNAWRSAEPGILFWDTIIKEAIPDCYADMGFKTVSTNPCGEIPLCPYDSCRLIALNLYSYVDNPFTKEASFDFELFIKHVKASQRIMDDIIDLELEKIDTILKKIENDPEVAEVKRIEVNLWKNIKKKCIEGRRTGIGITAEGDMLAALSCRYGTDEATSFSVEVHKLLAIEAYRSSVELAKLRGRFLIYNAEKEKNNPFIQRIKNADPQLYDDMTRYGRRNIALLTVAPTGSVSICTQTTSGIEPVFKINYKRRKKVNPNDKNSKVDFVDGIGDTWEEYNVFHPKFLKWLKVNGYNVDEVKNYNDEELNPIIKKSPYYKATANDVDWLAKVKMQGMIQKWIDHSISVTVNVPTEFTEEMVSKIYTTAWESGCKGVTIYREGSRSGVLVSNSQRDDATGEFQETKAPQRPKRLEAEIVRFQNDYEKWVAVVGLLNNKPYEIFTGKAEGFYLPPAINKGWVIKNKAENGETRYDFQFEDKDGYKITIEGLSRSFDKVFWNYAKLISGILRHGMPLPFVADIVGNLHFDNESINTWKNGVVRALKKYIPDGTEAAEKTCPSCGDPEGLVYKEGCLSCKSCDYSKCG from the coding sequence ATGGCAAGCAAAAACTTACAATTTAAAACATTTACATACGAAGAAGCATTCGCAAAAACTACAGAATACTTTAAAGGAGATACTTTAGCTGCCAGTGTTTGGATAAATAAATATGCTTTGAAAGATTCTGAAAATAACTTATATGAGTCCACTCCTGATGAAATGCACCGGCGTCTTGCCAGAGAAATTACACGTGTTGAAAAAAAGTATCCTCTTCCAATGTCGGAAGATGAGGTATATGAACTTTTAAGAAATTTTAAATACATTGTTCCGCAAGGTGGACCAATGGCAGGTATTGGCAATAATTTTCAGATAGCTTCATTGTCAAATTGTTTTGTTATAGGAAACGAAGGTGGCTCGGATTCTTATGGCGGTATCATGAAAATTGACCAAGAACAAGTACAGCTTATGAAACGACGAGGAGGTGTAGGACATGATTTATCTCACATAAGACCAATGGGAAGTCCTGTAAAAAATAGTGCATTGACTTCTACCGGTATAGTTCCTTTCATGGAAAGATATTCCAATTCCACACGTGAAGTAGCTCAGGATGGAAGAAGAGGAGCATTAATGCTGAGTATTTCGGTAAGGCATCCTGATGTTGAAAAATTTATTGATGCCAAGCTTGAAGAAGGAAAAGTTACAGGAGCAAATATTTCGGTTAAGATTGACGATGAATTCATGAAAGCAGTTGTTGAAAATAAAAAATATTTGCAGAAATTTCCTGTTGATTCAGATAATCCAACAAAAACACAGGAAATTGATGCACGTCAGCTATGGAATAAAATAATACATAACGCATGGCGTTCTGCCGAGCCGGGAATTCTTTTCTGGGATACAATTATTAAAGAAGCCATTCCCGATTGTTATGCCGATATGGGTTTTAAAACGGTTTCTACAAATCCATGTGGTGAAATTCCATTATGTCCTTATGATAGCTGTCGTCTTATCGCATTAAATCTTTATAGCTATGTTGATAATCCATTTACTAAAGAAGCAAGCTTTGATTTTGAATTATTTATTAAACATGTAAAGGCATCACAAAGAATAATGGATGATATTATCGACCTTGAACTTGAAAAAATAGATACTATATTAAAGAAAATAGAAAATGACCCCGAAGTTGCCGAAGTAAAAAGAATAGAAGTAAATTTATGGAAAAACATAAAGAAAAAATGTATTGAAGGAAGAAGAACAGGAATAGGTATAACTGCTGAAGGTGATATGCTTGCTGCTTTGAGCTGCCGGTACGGAACCGATGAGGCAACAAGTTTTTCGGTTGAAGTTCATAAGTTGCTTGCAATCGAAGCATATCGTTCTTCTGTTGAATTGGCAAAACTCAGAGGTCGTTTTTTAATTTATAATGCCGAAAAAGAAAAAAATAATCCTTTCATACAGCGAATAAAAAATGCTGACCCACAACTTTATGATGACATGACAAGGTACGGACGCAGAAATATTGCATTGCTTACTGTTGCTCCAACTGGCAGCGTCAGCATTTGCACTCAAACAACATCGGGAATCGAACCTGTATTTAAAATTAATTATAAAAGAAGAAAAAAAGTAAATCCCAACGATAAAAATTCAAAAGTTGACTTTGTTGATGGTATTGGCGATACATGGGAAGAATATAATGTGTTTCATCCAAAATTTTTAAAATGGCTTAAAGTTAACGGATATAATGTTGATGAAGTTAAAAATTATAATGATGAAGAATTGAACCCGATAATAAAAAAATCTCCTTATTATAAGGCAACAGCCAATGATGTCGACTGGCTTGCCAAAGTTAAAATGCAGGGAATGATTCAAAAGTGGATTGACCATTCAATTAGTGTTACCGTTAACGTTCCGACAGAATTTACAGAAGAAATGGTAAGCAAAATATACACTACAGCATGGGAAAGCGGTTGTAAAGGAGTTACGATTTATCGTGAAGGTTCAAGGTCGGGAGTTTTGGTTAGCAACTCTCAAAGAGATGATGCAACCGGCGAATTTCAGGAAACAAAAGCCCCTCAAAGACCAAAGCGGCTTGAAGCAGAAATAGTGCGTTTCCAGAATGATTATGAAAAATGGGTGGCAGTTGTAGGATTGCTAAATAACAAACCTTATGAAATATTTACAGGTAAAGCCGAAGGATTTTATCTTCCTCCGGCAATAAATAAAGGATGGGTTATTAAAAATAAAGCCGAAAATGGCGAAACCAGATATGACTTTCAGTTTGAAGATAAAGACGGATATAAAATCACTATCGAAGGACTGTCGCGTTCATTTGATAAAGTATTCTGGAATTATGCCAAATTAATTTCAGGTATACTGCGCCACGGAATGCCATTGCCATTCGTTGCTGATATTGTAGGCAATCTTCATTTCGATAACGAATCTATAAATACTTGGAAAAACGGTGTGGTGCGTGCTTTGAAAAAATATATTCCTGACGGAACGGAAGCAGCAGAAAAAACATGCCCAAGCTGTGGTGACCCCGAAGGATTGGTTTATAAAGAAGGTTGCTTGAGCTGCAAAAGCTGCGATTATTCTAAGTGCGGGTAA